One genomic region from Prionailurus bengalensis isolate Pbe53 chromosome C1, Fcat_Pben_1.1_paternal_pri, whole genome shotgun sequence encodes:
- the SH3BGRL3 gene encoding SH3 domain-binding glutamic acid-rich-like protein 3 yields the protein MSGLRVYSTSVTGSREIKSQQSEVTRILDGKRIQYQLVDISQDNALRDEMRALAGNPKATPPQIVNGDQYCGDYELFVEAVEQNTLQEFLKLA from the exons ATGAGCGGCCTGCGCGTCTACAGCACGTCGGTCACCGGCTCCCGCGAA ATCAAGTCCCAGCAGAGCGAGGTGACCCGCATCCTGGATGGGAAGCGCATCCAGTACCAGCTAGTGGACATCTCCCAGGACAACGCCCTGCGGGATGAGATGCGAGCCTTGGCGGGCAACCCCAaggccaccccaccccagatTGTCAACGGGGACCAGTACTGTGGG GACTATGAGCTTTTCGTGGAGGCTGTGGAACAAAACACACTGCAGGAGTTCCTGAAACTGGCCTGA